A genomic window from Sphingobacterium spiritivorum includes:
- the ubiE gene encoding bifunctional demethylmenaquinone methyltransferase/2-methoxy-6-polyprenyl-1,4-benzoquinol methylase UbiE has translation MTNESSTLKPYKNAEGDKKTQVADMFNNISKTYDFLNHFMSLGIDIIWRKKAIRSLRSIQPQLMLDVATGTGDFALESIKILNPKKIIGVDISEGMLQVAQEKITSKGLQQQFEVQLGDSEKLLFEDNTFDAVTVAFGVRNFENLEQGLADICRVLKPGGKAVILEFSNPKSFPIKQLYNFYFHNVTPLIGKLFSKDSSAYSYLPESVAKFPDGNRFATIMKEVGFSETIIRPQTFGVCTIYVSTK, from the coding sequence ATGACAAATGAATCATCCACTTTAAAGCCATATAAAAACGCAGAAGGCGACAAAAAAACACAAGTTGCAGATATGTTCAACAATATATCCAAGACTTACGATTTTCTGAACCATTTTATGTCCTTAGGTATTGATATTATCTGGCGTAAAAAAGCAATCCGTTCCCTCAGATCGATTCAACCTCAACTCATGCTGGATGTAGCAACCGGAACCGGAGATTTTGCATTAGAGTCTATCAAGATATTAAATCCAAAAAAAATCATAGGTGTAGATATTTCGGAAGGAATGTTACAGGTAGCGCAGGAAAAGATTACAAGTAAAGGTCTGCAGCAACAATTTGAAGTTCAACTTGGAGATTCAGAAAAACTGCTGTTCGAAGACAATACTTTTGATGCAGTAACAGTCGCTTTCGGAGTACGTAACTTTGAAAACCTGGAACAGGGGCTTGCAGACATTTGTCGGGTACTCAAACCGGGAGGAAAAGCGGTCATTCTGGAATTTTCAAACCCCAAATCCTTCCCGATTAAACAGCTGTACAATTTTTATTTCCATAATGTTACACCATTAATTGGCAAATTATTCTCGAAAGATAGCAGTGCATATTCTTATCTTCCTGAATCTGTGGCTAAGTTTCCGGATGGAAACAGGTTTGCGACCATCATGAAAGAAGTAGGATTTTCTGAAACAATCAT
- the dnaB gene encoding replicative DNA helicase, producing MSNENEFSGNKFDSNKRANYGERRTRLNNLVSGLGKLPPQAIDLEEAVLGALMLEKNALSEIIDILKAESFYKEAHQKIFEAIFNLFQKTSPIDILTVITELRKMGALEMVGGAYYITSLTDRVVSAANIEYHARIISQKYIQRELIKVSTEIINSSYDETADIFDLLDHAEKSLFDIAQNNLRRDSRKMDDIMREAISSLELLRDKTDGLTGVPSGLTALDRMTSGWQPSDLVIIAARPAMGKTAFVLSVARNAAVDHNKPVAVFSLEMSSVQLVNRLIAGETEIEQEKLKKGNLADHEWQQLHSRIGRLTEAPLIIDDTPALNVFEFRAKCRRLKAQHDIQMVIVDYLQLMHGKSEGKGGGNREQEIGSISRALKSVAKELNIPVLALSQLSRAVESRPGNSKRPMLSDLRESGSIEQDADMVLFLYRPEYYGLTEDEEGRPTAGVGEVIIAKHRNGETGIVPLRFVGKFVKFVDLEDEFSGMGDAGGFGAEPTSFSSSAMNPSTSFEGFGGGGITMPSRMNDMPDDAPF from the coding sequence ATGAGCAACGAAAACGAATTTTCAGGCAATAAATTTGACAGCAATAAGCGGGCAAATTACGGAGAGCGTCGGACGCGTCTCAATAATCTGGTCAGTGGGTTGGGCAAGTTACCTCCGCAGGCAATTGATCTGGAAGAAGCTGTTTTGGGTGCTCTTATGCTGGAGAAGAATGCGTTGAGTGAGATCATTGATATTCTGAAAGCGGAATCCTTCTATAAGGAGGCTCATCAGAAGATTTTTGAAGCGATCTTCAATCTGTTTCAGAAAACTTCTCCTATTGATATTTTGACGGTGATCACCGAATTGCGTAAGATGGGTGCACTGGAGATGGTTGGTGGGGCGTACTACATTACGTCTCTTACGGATCGTGTGGTATCTGCGGCAAATATTGAATACCATGCCCGTATTATATCCCAAAAGTATATTCAGAGAGAGCTGATTAAGGTTTCTACTGAGATTATCAATAGCTCTTATGACGAGACGGCGGATATTTTTGATCTTCTGGATCATGCGGAGAAGAGTTTGTTTGATATTGCACAAAACAATTTAAGAAGAGACTCCCGTAAGATGGATGACATTATGCGTGAGGCTATTTCTTCTTTAGAGTTGTTAAGAGATAAGACTGACGGTCTGACGGGTGTTCCTTCCGGTCTGACGGCTTTAGACCGTATGACCTCAGGATGGCAGCCTTCGGATCTTGTTATTATTGCGGCTCGTCCTGCGATGGGAAAGACGGCATTCGTCCTTTCTGTAGCGCGTAATGCCGCTGTGGATCATAATAAACCTGTAGCGGTATTCTCACTGGAGATGTCCTCGGTTCAGCTGGTGAATCGTCTTATCGCAGGTGAAACTGAAATTGAACAGGAAAAACTTAAAAAGGGTAACCTCGCGGATCATGAGTGGCAACAGTTACATTCCCGAATCGGGCGTTTGACAGAGGCTCCTCTTATTATCGATGATACGCCTGCCCTTAACGTTTTTGAATTCCGTGCTAAATGTCGTCGTCTGAAAGCACAACACGATATTCAGATGGTCATTGTAGATTATCTGCAGCTGATGCATGGTAAATCTGAAGGCAAGGGAGGTGGTAACCGTGAGCAGGAGATCGGTAGTATCTCCCGGGCACTGAAGTCTGTTGCCAAGGAGTTGAATATTCCTGTGTTGGCTCTTTCGCAGTTGAGCCGTGCGGTAGAATCCCGTCCGGGAAACAGTAAACGTCCAATGCTCTCCGATTTGCGTGAATCGGGATCTATCGAGCAGGATGCGGATATGGTACTCTTCCTGTATCGTCCGGAATACTATGGTCTTACCGAAGATGAGGAAGGACGTCCTACGGCGGGTGTAGGTGAGGTAATCATTGCCAAACACCGTAATGGGGAAACTGGTATTGTGCCTTTGCGTTTCGTTGGTAAATTCGTAAAGTTCGTCGATCTCGAAGATGAATTCTCGGGTATGGGAGATGCTGGTGGTTTCGGTGCCGAACCAACTTCGTTTTCTTCATCAGCCATGAATCCTTCAACTTCATTTGAAGGTTTTGGTGGAGGCGGTATCACAATGCCTTCGCGTATGAATGATATGCCGGATGACGCTCCGTTTTAA
- a CDS encoding SRPBCC family protein, which produces MTTLTYSIEINATPEKIWQTLWDQENYKIWTNVFSQGSYYKISDFKEGNTIHFLTPRGDGMYSLINKLEYPDYISFQHLGEIVNFEEVPNHDPEWGELYEIYELHTEGQKTKLIVKVDTLTEYTESMNKTFPLALQKAKEVAEQP; this is translated from the coding sequence ATGACAACACTGACTTACAGCATTGAAATCAATGCAACTCCCGAAAAAATCTGGCAAACACTTTGGGATCAGGAAAACTACAAAATATGGACAAATGTATTCAGCCAGGGAAGTTATTATAAGATTTCAGATTTTAAAGAAGGAAATACCATTCATTTTCTGACTCCGCGCGGAGACGGGATGTACAGTCTGATCAACAAGCTTGAGTATCCGGACTATATATCCTTTCAGCATCTCGGTGAAATAGTCAATTTTGAAGAAGTACCCAATCACGATCCGGAATGGGGAGAGTTATACGAAATATACGAACTTCATACGGAAGGACAAAAGACTAAGCTCATAGTGAAAGTAGATACACTGACTGAATATACAGAAAGTATGAATAAGACATTTCCTCTGGCACTACAAAAAGCGAAAGAAGTTGCTGAACAGCCTTAA
- a CDS encoding M15 family metallopeptidase has protein sequence MKKIIIISQLLLGTLSCASIHPVQKLPDGFVYIHKLIPNIQYDIRYAGNHNFTGKKINSYNKEVAILSEPAAKALKKIQRELNRKGLGLKIFDAYRPQAAVDNFKEWALIIEDTLAKKEFYPDTDKRDLFKSGYIAEKSAHSRGSTVDLTLIYIKSKIELDMGSPFDYFGTPSHHDYADLTGRQKENRQILKTIMEKYGFKSYRKEWWHYTLKDEPYPNEYFNFPVE, from the coding sequence ATGAAAAAGATCATTATAATCAGTCAGCTTCTTTTGGGCACCCTTTCCTGCGCCTCCATACATCCTGTACAAAAGCTTCCGGACGGTTTTGTGTATATCCATAAGCTGATTCCAAATATTCAGTATGACATCCGCTATGCAGGCAACCACAACTTTACAGGGAAAAAGATCAACAGCTATAACAAAGAAGTAGCAATCCTTTCAGAACCCGCAGCAAAGGCGCTGAAGAAAATTCAGCGGGAACTGAACAGAAAAGGATTGGGACTCAAAATATTCGATGCCTACCGTCCTCAGGCAGCAGTAGATAATTTCAAAGAGTGGGCATTGATTATAGAAGATACCCTTGCTAAGAAAGAGTTCTATCCGGATACCGACAAAAGAGACCTCTTCAAATCAGGATATATCGCAGAAAAATCAGCACATAGCAGAGGCAGCACCGTAGACCTCACACTTATCTATATCAAAAGCAAAATCGAACTGGATATGGGAAGCCCGTTTGACTATTTCGGCACACCTTCCCATCACGATTATGCTGATCTCACTGGCAGACAGAAAGAAAATCGCCAGATTCTCAAAACAATAATGGAAAAGTACGGTTTTAAATCTTACCGGAAAGAATGGTGGCATTATACCCTTAAAGATGAACCTTATCCAAATGAATACTTCAACTTTCCGGTAGAATAG
- a CDS encoding valine--tRNA ligase: MSIAKTYNPKEAEEKWYSYWMNNGFFRSTPDEREPYTIVMPPPNVTGVLHMGHMLNNTIQDVLIRRARMQGKNACWVPGTDHASIATEAKVVAMLKEQGIDKKSISREDFLKYAWEWKEKYGGIILKQLEKLGASCDWERTKFTMDPDLSEAVLDTFIKFYKEGYIYRGVRMVNWDPQGKTALSDEEVIRKEVNQKLYYIRYKVKDSDEYVVIATTRPETIMADSAICINPNDERYQHLKGKTILVPLVNREIPIIEDEYVDMEFGTGCLKVTPAHDLNDYELGQKHNLEVIDILNDDGTLNGKAIILIGEDRFIARKKVAKLLEEADQIEKIDDYKSQVGFSERTDAAIEPKLSMQWFCKMDELAKPALDYVISGEVNLIPDKFTASYKHWMENVKDWCISRQLWWGQRIPAWYNDKNEWVVAKTQEEAIQEFTSQGKSADGIRQEDDVLDTWFSSGLWPMSVFDGVRNPENEDFNYYYPTNDLVTAPEILFFWVARMMIMGHNYTGKAPFKNVYLTGIVRDKLGRKMSKSLGNSPDPIELMEQYGTDGVRVGMLLSSPAGNDLMFDVSYCEQGRNFANKIWNAFRLVKGWEISNEPAPEADRTSAAWFESRFNQALVEIEEHFASYRLSDALMATYKLIWDDFCAWYLELIKPAYGSPIPAETFETAKGFFQRVLTLAHPFMPFLTEELWHDELFGKREDKDCCIVAEYPKTAAFDETLIKEFNTVKQVISEVRNVRNTKQISPKVALPLAINANDIDFRKYQDSIIKLANISELTFVKEKIAGAVSFLAGRDECYIAMENNIDVNAERERIGKEIEYLKGFLISVDKKLSNERFVQNAKPEVVQNEQNKKDDAQTKIKILEESLANLS; the protein is encoded by the coding sequence ATGAGTATAGCGAAAACTTACAATCCTAAAGAAGCTGAAGAAAAATGGTACAGCTATTGGATGAATAACGGATTTTTCCGTTCGACTCCAGATGAACGTGAACCGTATACAATAGTAATGCCTCCTCCTAATGTTACCGGAGTTTTACACATGGGTCATATGTTGAACAATACGATTCAGGATGTATTGATCCGTCGTGCACGTATGCAAGGTAAAAATGCATGCTGGGTACCCGGAACAGATCATGCATCTATTGCTACGGAGGCTAAAGTCGTCGCTATGCTTAAAGAACAGGGTATTGATAAAAAATCGATCAGCAGAGAAGATTTCCTGAAATATGCCTGGGAATGGAAAGAAAAATACGGAGGCATCATCCTGAAGCAGCTGGAAAAATTAGGGGCATCATGTGATTGGGAACGCACTAAATTCACAATGGATCCGGATCTTTCCGAAGCGGTATTGGATACCTTTATCAAATTCTATAAAGAAGGATATATCTACCGTGGAGTACGTATGGTCAACTGGGATCCTCAGGGAAAGACAGCTTTGTCCGACGAAGAAGTAATCCGTAAAGAGGTTAACCAAAAACTATACTACATCCGCTATAAGGTAAAAGATTCTGACGAGTACGTTGTCATTGCGACCACACGTCCTGAAACTATCATGGCCGATTCAGCAATATGTATCAATCCGAATGATGAACGTTACCAGCATTTAAAAGGAAAAACAATTCTTGTACCTCTGGTAAACCGAGAGATACCAATCATCGAAGATGAATACGTAGATATGGAATTCGGTACAGGCTGTTTAAAAGTAACACCGGCACACGACCTTAATGACTACGAACTGGGACAAAAACACAATCTCGAAGTTATAGACATCCTCAATGATGATGGTACACTAAACGGGAAAGCTATTATCCTTATTGGTGAAGATCGCTTTATCGCCCGTAAAAAAGTAGCAAAACTACTGGAAGAAGCAGATCAGATCGAAAAAATAGATGATTATAAATCCCAGGTCGGATTTTCCGAACGTACAGATGCTGCCATCGAACCTAAGCTGTCGATGCAATGGTTCTGTAAAATGGATGAACTGGCCAAACCGGCACTGGACTATGTAATCAGCGGTGAAGTCAACCTGATACCGGACAAATTTACAGCCAGCTACAAGCACTGGATGGAAAATGTCAAAGACTGGTGTATCTCCCGTCAGCTATGGTGGGGACAACGTATTCCGGCCTGGTATAATGACAAAAACGAATGGGTAGTTGCCAAAACGCAGGAAGAAGCCATTCAGGAATTCACAAGCCAGGGCAAATCAGCGGATGGTATACGTCAGGAAGATGATGTATTAGATACCTGGTTCTCTTCTGGTCTATGGCCAATGTCTGTTTTTGATGGTGTACGTAATCCTGAAAACGAAGATTTCAACTATTATTACCCGACCAACGATCTGGTGACAGCTCCCGAAATTCTATTCTTCTGGGTAGCACGTATGATGATCATGGGGCATAATTATACAGGAAAAGCTCCTTTCAAGAATGTATATCTGACTGGAATCGTACGCGACAAACTGGGCCGTAAAATGTCTAAATCACTGGGCAATTCTCCGGATCCTATCGAACTGATGGAACAATATGGTACTGATGGAGTACGTGTAGGTATGCTGCTGTCCTCCCCTGCCGGAAATGACCTTATGTTTGATGTATCCTACTGTGAACAAGGACGTAACTTTGCTAATAAGATCTGGAATGCATTCCGTCTGGTAAAAGGTTGGGAAATCTCAAATGAACCGGCACCGGAAGCAGACAGAACTTCTGCAGCATGGTTTGAATCCAGATTTAATCAGGCACTGGTAGAAATCGAAGAACACTTTGCAAGCTACAGATTATCAGACGCCTTGATGGCGACATACAAACTCATCTGGGATGATTTCTGTGCATGGTACCTGGAATTGATCAAACCGGCTTACGGATCTCCGATCCCTGCTGAGACATTTGAAACGGCAAAGGGATTCTTCCAGCGGGTATTGACGTTGGCACATCCGTTTATGCCATTCCTCACAGAAGAGCTATGGCATGACGAACTATTCGGCAAACGCGAGGATAAAGACTGCTGTATCGTAGCAGAATACCCTAAAACTGCAGCTTTTGATGAAACGCTTATCAAAGAATTCAACACGGTAAAACAAGTTATATCTGAAGTAAGAAATGTGCGGAATACCAAGCAGATCTCGCCCAAGGTAGCACTGCCACTGGCAATAAATGCAAACGATATTGACTTCAGAAAATATCAGGACAGCATTATCAAACTTGCAAATATATCAGAACTGACATTTGTAAAAGAAAAGATCGCAGGTGCTGTGAGTTTCCTTGCAGGACGTGATGAATGTTATATTGCAATGGAAAATAATATCGATGTGAATGCAGAACGTGAACGTATCGGCAAAGAAATCGAATACCTTAAAGGCTTCCTGATCTCGGTAGACAAAAAACTTTCTAACGAACGTTTTGTCCAAAATGCAAAACCTGAAGTTGTTCAGAATGAACAAAACAAAAAGGATGATGCACAAACGAAAATCAAAATCCTTGAAGAAAGTCTCGCTAATCTAAGCTAA